The region GAGACAAGGTCCTTCCCGATCTGACGCCCGCGCGGTCGATCGACGACGAGGAGGGCCTGGTCGACTACGTCATCGCGGAGAACAGCTTCCTCTCGCTCGACCAGGTCGCCCAGATCACGGGGCTGTCGGCGGACGCGATTCGTCGGAGCGTGCGCGACCGGCTTCGGCTCTACCCCGAGAGCGATCCCGCGGCGAAGTACGTCCACTTCCTGCTCTACGAGCGCGGCGTCAACTTCCTGTTCGAGGGCGAGGATCGCAACCGGTTCTTCTTCTGGAGCACGACCCCGTTCTACTCGATGGACTTCTTCCGCTATGCGATGAACTGTCCGCCCGAGCAGAAGGCCAGGTACAACCTCTATCGGTCGTTCCTCGCGGACCTCGAGCCCGCCGCCGCGGAGCTGCCGCATCCGGATTACGGGGTACCCGTCGACTCCGCGCGCCACGAAGCCGCGGCGTTCGTCGACGACGTGCTTTCGCGGTACCCGCGACTGTTCGACCTGGCGCGACCGATCGTCAAGTCGATCAACGGGCTCGATACGGGCTCGCAGCTCCAGCCGGACACGGTCGACTGCATTCGCGCCCAGATCGAGCAGTGCGAGGCTGTCGACGACGTGCTCTCGTCCGACGAACTTCGCGCGTTCCTCGACTCGCACCCGGATCACGACCGGACGTCGGTCTATCGGCTCTTTACGATCACGAGCGTAATCGACGACATTCACTCCACCCAGAGCGTCCTCGAATCGCGGCGCGACGCCGTATTCGGCTGACCGATCCGATCGGGTCCGGATCCAGCCGCGGCCGGTCCGAACGGATCCGATGACTGTCCGTGACGGATGTCAAACACCAGAATCGTTAGGTCACTTTTCTGCTAACCGCGATTACCAATGGTTTGGTGACAGTTTTGGATACGATAGTATCGTTTATCTCGCACCGAATCCGGGCGGAGAGATGAATCTCCCTGGCGCCGCCCCTCGATTATGAATATAAAGAACTGTTGTTTTTCCGAATAAATAGATAACAGTTTAATAACGATACAATTATTCTCACGAAATCTTACTGATAATTGGGAAGGAAAGTTTATGGTTTGGTAGTGTTCTCTCTCAAATCGCATGGCACGCGACGAACCGGTACGGGACGCCGATAGTCCCGGCAAGACGACTAGTAACGACGAACGCGGTCTACTCGACCGACGGTCGTACCTGAAATTAGCCGGCGCGGCGGCGATCACCGCAGGCGCCGGCGCGGGCGCCGCGAACGCGGCCGGGGGCGACTACGAGGTCATCGAGGCCCGCGGCCAGACGATCCGGATCAGTTCGGGCGAGACCTGGGAGAACAAACTCATCGAACTCGGGAACGGCAACACGATCACGATCATCGCCAAGGGTACCGACTGGACGATCCGGAATATCGGGTTCCGCGGGACCCTCGGCGCAACCGGCACGGCGCCGAACAGCGGCACCGTCTTCGGCATCGCCGACACCGGCGACGGCACCTCCACGCTGGAGAACATCTTCTGGGAGCGCGGTAATCCGAGTCGACCGTCGAACGAGCGCCCCCTGTTGATGTGGGTCGACCCCGATCACAGCGGCCACCTCGACGTCCGCAACGTCAACTTCGGCCACGCCGGCTGTAACGGGATCTACGGCTCCGCCCCCGCGTACAACGGCAACGGCGGCACTGTCCACATCGACGGTTGTTACACCTACGACAACCACCACACGGGCCTTCGGATCGGCGATAACGGCTCCAAGATCACCAATTCCGTCGTCTACAAGAGCGGGTCCAGATCCGCGAGCCGCGGTATCTGGGTCTGGGCGGGCAACTACGGCAGCGGGGCCACGATCGAGAACACCCACGTCATCACCAACGGCGCCGGCAGCGGGATCGCCAGGCGGAACGGCCCGTCGATCGACATGGACGGCGTCTACACCGACGACGGTTCCGGGACCGACGGTAGCCCCGAGCACTTCGTGCCCGACGGATGCCCCGAGAGCGCCGAGGAGGCGGCGAGCGGCGGATCATCGAGTCCGGAGGGGGGTGATGAACGCGAGGAAAATTTTCCAGCTAACACGCTGACGATCACCGGGACCGGTGATCCGACGGAGTACTACGTCGAGACCACCGACGAACTCGTCGCCGATCCCGACGCCGGTGAGCTCGAGACCCACGACGAGATCGACGGGACGAGCGCGACCGGCTGGGTGACGACGTCCTCGAACGTCGACCAGTTCCTGTTCGACGGCGACCTCCACGAGGTCGCGTTCGCCCAGGGATCGGCCCGCGTCGAGGTCAACGGCGAGGAAATCGACCCCGACGAGTACAACGGCGACGACCCCGACCTCGAGAACACGCTGCTGGTCGACGGCGTCGGGACGTCCGGCAGCACGCGCTACGAGTTCACGGCCTCCGGGGCGGTCGAAAAGGCGACAGTCGAGGGCGCGTCGATCGACGACGAGGACGCCGTCGACGGCGGTCACGTCACGGGCGCCGTCGCCAGCTGGCGCGACGGCTTCCGGTTCGGCGGTGACCTCGAAGAACTCACCGTCGACGGCGGCGCGACCATCTTCGTCAACGGTGAGCGGGTCGATCCCGCCGACTACGGCGAGGAACGGCCCCACGTGCTGACGCTGGTCGGCAACGGGACGACGGCGAACTACGAGATCACCGTCGACGGCGCGATCGAGACGGTCGACGGCGACGAGTCCGCGGACGCCGCCACGATCGTCGACGAGCACACGGTCGAAGGATCGATCGAGCGCGGCGCCCAGCGGTTCCGCTTCTCCGGGGCCCTCACCGACGTCACCTTCCTCGACGGCTCGGCCCACGTCTACCTCGACGACCGGCGGATCGACCCCGACGAGTACGGCGATCAGGAACTGCTCCCCAACGCGATCGTGATCGACGGCACCGACACCGACGGCGAGACGAGCTACGAGTTCGCCGTCGACGGCGAAGTCATCACGTCGAGCTACCGCGACGCCTCGGTCGACGGCGACGACGAGATCGACGGTCGCTCGGTCAGCGGCAGCGTCGACGACGAACTGGACGCCTACTGGTTCGACGGCGACATCACCGACTTCCGGCTACACGGCGCCGCGAGCGTCGACGTCGAGTACAACGCCCGGAGCAACTGAACCGAGCCGACGGTTTTCCAATTCGATCGACCGGTCGCCTGGTGGCGTTGTGATCTCGGCTTTGCACGGATCGTTCAGCGGGTATGGCCCGTGAAACGGAGGGTACGCGGTCGATTACAATGACTGTCTTCGGTCTGAGACAGTTAGTGACAATGCCTTCGTCGCCGCGTCCTCGTCGATCGAATCGCCCGTCGACCGAACGGAGTGGGGAGTGCCGATCCACCTGCTTGCCCTCCCGACGGCTCCCGTCGAACGCTGCGGACGGTGCCTCGCGCTCGAAACCGTCGCTGTCGGCCCCCGGTCGGTGAGCATGTCGGTTACCGACCGGATCGTCAAGGGGTTCAAAGCGACGTTCGGCGCGCGGATCACGAGCAACGTCGCCAACGGGCTGTTGATGCTCGTGCTCGCGCGCCTGCTGCTAACCCCCGACGAGTACGGGCTGTTGTTCCTGGTCATCTCGATCGTCGCCGTCGCGCAACTCGGCGCCGACCTCGGCATCGCCCGCTCGGCCGCGCGGTACGTCTCCGAACGGAAGGAGTCCGAGCCGTCGACGATTCCCTTCATCCTGCGGACGTCGCTGCGCTACCGCCTGGTCCTCATCGGCATCGTCGGCGTCGGACTCGCGCTGGGCCGGGACCGCATCGCGGACGTGCTCGGCGAGCCGGCGCTCTCGCCGCTGTTGCTCGTCGGGGCGCTCTACCTCGCGGTCCAGTCGATCTACGCCTACTACCTGGCGCTCTTCCAGGGCTTCAATCGCGTCGACCTGAGCGCGACCATCGAAGTCGTCAACAACGTCGTCCGCCTGGCGTTCGTCGTCGGCCTGGCGGCGCTCGGCCTGGGGGTCGCCGGTGCGCTGTTCGGCTACGTCGTCGGCGCCGCCCTCGGGGTGGCCGTCGGCTCGGTCCTGTTCTACCGCCGCTACAAGAGCTACGAGGACGGCGGCGGCGATCGGTCGCTGCGCAACCGCATTCTGAAGTACAGCGTCCCGCTGACGGCGACCCACGGCGCGAGCGTCATCGACCAGCGCGTCGACACCGTTCTGGTCGCGTACTTCGTCAACCCGGTGGCGGTCAGCTACTACGTCCTCGGGAAGCAACTCTCCGAGTTCATCATGGTGCCGGCGAGTTCGCTCGGGTTCTCCGTCTCGCCGACCTACGGCGAACAGAAGGCCAACGAGGCGCTCGATCGGGCGGCCCGAATCTACGAGACGACCCTGCAGTACGTCTTCCTCCTGTACATCCCGGCCGCGGTCGGCATCCTCCTCGTCGCGGAGCCGGCGATCGAACTCATCTTCGGTTCCGCGTATGCCGGCGCGGGCCCCGTCCTGCAGGTGTTCGGCATCTACGTCGTCTTTCAGGCCGTGACGAAGGTGACGACCAACGGGCTCGACTACCTGGGTCGCGCGAACGCGCGTGCGGTCGCCAAGGGGACGACCTCGGTCGCCAACGCCGGCCTCAACGTCCTCCTGATCCCGCTGTACGGCGCGACCGGCGCGGCCGCCGCGACGGTCATCACCTTCGGCACCTACACGCTGGCCAACTGCTACGTCATGCACCGCGAACTCTCGCTCGACCTCGTCCGGATCGCTCGCTCGCTTTGCCTGGCGAGCGCCATCGCGGGCGGGATGGGTCTCGCGGTGGTGGTCCTGGTTCCGT is a window of Natrinema salifodinae DNA encoding:
- a CDS encoding right-handed parallel beta-helix repeat-containing protein; amino-acid sequence: MARDEPVRDADSPGKTTSNDERGLLDRRSYLKLAGAAAITAGAGAGAANAAGGDYEVIEARGQTIRISSGETWENKLIELGNGNTITIIAKGTDWTIRNIGFRGTLGATGTAPNSGTVFGIADTGDGTSTLENIFWERGNPSRPSNERPLLMWVDPDHSGHLDVRNVNFGHAGCNGIYGSAPAYNGNGGTVHIDGCYTYDNHHTGLRIGDNGSKITNSVVYKSGSRSASRGIWVWAGNYGSGATIENTHVITNGAGSGIARRNGPSIDMDGVYTDDGSGTDGSPEHFVPDGCPESAEEAASGGSSSPEGGDEREENFPANTLTITGTGDPTEYYVETTDELVADPDAGELETHDEIDGTSATGWVTTSSNVDQFLFDGDLHEVAFAQGSARVEVNGEEIDPDEYNGDDPDLENTLLVDGVGTSGSTRYEFTASGAVEKATVEGASIDDEDAVDGGHVTGAVASWRDGFRFGGDLEELTVDGGATIFVNGERVDPADYGEERPHVLTLVGNGTTANYEITVDGAIETVDGDESADAATIVDEHTVEGSIERGAQRFRFSGALTDVTFLDGSAHVYLDDRRIDPDEYGDQELLPNAIVIDGTDTDGETSYEFAVDGEVITSSYRDASVDGDDEIDGRSVSGSVDDELDAYWFDGDITDFRLHGAASVDVEYNARSN
- a CDS encoding flippase yields the protein MSVTDRIVKGFKATFGARITSNVANGLLMLVLARLLLTPDEYGLLFLVISIVAVAQLGADLGIARSAARYVSERKESEPSTIPFILRTSLRYRLVLIGIVGVGLALGRDRIADVLGEPALSPLLLVGALYLAVQSIYAYYLALFQGFNRVDLSATIEVVNNVVRLAFVVGLAALGLGVAGALFGYVVGAALGVAVGSVLFYRRYKSYEDGGGDRSLRNRILKYSVPLTATHGASVIDQRVDTVLVAYFVNPVAVSYYVLGKQLSEFIMVPASSLGFSVSPTYGEQKANEALDRAARIYETTLQYVFLLYIPAAVGILLVAEPAIELIFGSAYAGAGPVLQVFGIYVVFQAVTKVTTNGLDYLGRANARAVAKGTTSVANAGLNVLLIPLYGATGAAAATVITFGTYTLANCYVMHRELSLDLVRIARSLCLASAIAGGMGLAVVVLVPYASTIPSLAGVIAVGVAVWGALATLSGLVDPRETIATLT